In one Candidatus Planktophila vernalis genomic region, the following are encoded:
- the dnaE gene encoding DNA polymerase III subunit alpha yields the protein MTSENFVHLHVHTEYSMLDGAARVPDLMQEVVRQGMPAIAMTDHGNVFGAYEFYKQAKKAGVKPIIGIEAYVAPESRFDKKRVQWASGGEDDVSGGGAYTHMTILAENNVGLGNLFRLSSLASLEGYYYKPRMDRELLAQYSKGLIATTGCPGGEIQTRLRMGAYKEAIKAASDYRDIFGEGNFFLEVMDHGIDIETRVKADLLKLGKELGLPLLATNDLHYTLQADSGAHEALLCVQSGSTLADPKRFKFDNDSFYVKTPAQMRELFKDIPESCDNTLLIAERCDVTMRENENLLPQFSVPAGETEDSWLKKEAVRGMKERLGDKLTPAHESRLDYELGVMEKMGFPGYFLVVADLVGHAKKVGIRVGPGRGSAPGSLVAYSLGITGLDPLEHGLLFERFLNPERISMPDIDLDFDERRRSEMIRYATNKYGEDRVAQIITYGTIKSKQAIKDSTRVLGYPYVIGEKLTKALPPSVMGKDISLGGIFDSKDDRYGEAGEFRSLYESDPDSKRVVDTARGLEGLKRQWGVHAAGVILSREPLLDVIPIHRREADGAIITQFDMGACESIGLLKMDFLGLRNLSVLDDALLNIKENQNIDVVLEDLKLDDKKTYELLSRGDTLGVFQLDGGPMRALLKSMSPDSFEDISAVIALYRPGPMGENAHNNYADRKNKRKPVEPIHQELSEPLHEILGDTYGLIVYQEQVMAIAQKVAGFSLGRADLLRKAMGKKNKDILDKEYIPFEAGMQANGFSTAAIKRLWDVLIPFSDYAFNRAHSAGYGVVSYWTAYLKTNYPTEYMAALLTSVRDDKDKSALYLSECRRMGINVLPPDVNESNGEYTPRGKDIRFGLAAIRNVGEGVVASIKAARESKGRFTSFGDFLAKVDAQVCNKKTIESLIKAGAFGSLGATRKGLIAVHLEAIDSVIESKRAEAIGQFDLFGGEAITEVSGLDIEIPTGEWDKAMLLSYEREMLGLYVSDHPLLGVEHVLRANTDMSISELVDEGAQHESVVTIGGLITSVTRKVSRQGASWAVVTIEDLEGSLEVLFFSNTYNQYSMSLTEDRIVTVRGRVDRREENLRFTALEMSMPDISAGPTGPLVISIPMSQCTPPVVDRIKEILRSHPGKREVHLSLSENGSSTVMKIDASVTASPSLSADLKSILGPNCLV from the coding sequence ATGACTTCTGAGAATTTCGTACATCTGCACGTCCATACCGAGTATTCAATGCTCGATGGCGCAGCGCGTGTTCCCGATTTAATGCAAGAAGTTGTCAGACAAGGCATGCCAGCAATTGCAATGACAGATCATGGAAATGTTTTTGGTGCTTATGAGTTTTATAAGCAAGCGAAAAAAGCTGGTGTTAAGCCAATCATTGGAATTGAAGCCTACGTTGCCCCTGAATCTCGCTTTGATAAAAAGAGAGTGCAGTGGGCAAGTGGTGGTGAAGATGATGTTTCCGGTGGCGGTGCTTACACGCACATGACAATTTTGGCTGAGAATAATGTTGGTCTCGGCAATCTCTTTCGTCTATCTTCTCTTGCATCCCTTGAAGGTTATTACTACAAGCCCCGCATGGATAGAGAACTTCTAGCTCAGTATTCCAAGGGATTGATTGCGACTACGGGTTGCCCAGGTGGAGAGATCCAAACTCGTTTGAGAATGGGTGCATATAAAGAGGCAATAAAGGCTGCAAGTGATTATCGAGATATTTTTGGTGAAGGCAATTTCTTTTTAGAGGTAATGGATCATGGAATTGATATTGAAACTCGCGTCAAAGCTGACTTGCTCAAGCTTGGAAAAGAGTTAGGCCTTCCACTTCTTGCAACCAATGATCTGCACTACACATTACAAGCAGACTCTGGTGCACATGAGGCTCTGCTCTGCGTTCAATCTGGTTCTACATTGGCAGATCCCAAGCGATTTAAATTCGATAATGACTCTTTCTATGTCAAAACTCCGGCACAGATGCGAGAGCTCTTTAAGGACATTCCAGAGAGTTGCGATAACACATTACTTATTGCCGAGCGCTGTGATGTGACTATGCGAGAAAATGAAAATCTCCTTCCGCAATTTAGTGTTCCAGCTGGAGAGACGGAAGATTCTTGGCTTAAGAAGGAAGCCGTGCGCGGCATGAAGGAGCGTTTGGGGGACAAGCTCACACCTGCACACGAATCTCGTCTTGATTATGAACTAGGTGTGATGGAGAAGATGGGTTTTCCTGGTTACTTCCTTGTTGTTGCTGACTTAGTAGGACATGCAAAGAAAGTTGGTATTCGGGTTGGACCAGGTCGAGGATCGGCTCCAGGTTCACTGGTTGCTTATTCACTTGGTATTACTGGTTTAGATCCACTTGAACATGGACTTTTGTTCGAGCGCTTTCTTAATCCAGAACGTATCTCTATGCCTGATATCGACTTGGACTTTGATGAGCGTCGTCGCAGCGAAATGATTCGTTATGCAACAAATAAATATGGCGAAGATCGGGTTGCTCAGATCATCACTTATGGAACCATTAAATCCAAGCAAGCGATTAAGGACTCAACACGCGTTCTAGGTTATCCATACGTCATTGGTGAGAAGTTAACAAAGGCTTTGCCGCCATCGGTTATGGGTAAAGATATTTCTCTTGGTGGAATCTTTGATTCTAAAGATGATCGCTACGGTGAAGCAGGGGAGTTCCGATCACTGTATGAATCAGATCCAGATTCAAAGCGAGTGGTTGATACGGCCCGTGGTCTTGAAGGATTAAAGCGCCAGTGGGGTGTTCACGCAGCTGGAGTTATTCTCTCTCGCGAACCATTACTCGATGTCATTCCAATCCATCGCCGCGAAGCAGATGGCGCAATCATTACTCAGTTTGATATGGGTGCATGTGAATCCATTGGCTTACTCAAGATGGACTTCTTGGGCCTTCGAAACCTCTCTGTTCTAGATGATGCGCTGCTCAACATTAAAGAGAACCAAAACATTGATGTGGTGTTAGAGGATTTAAAGCTCGATGATAAAAAGACATATGAACTGCTCTCACGCGGTGACACTCTGGGTGTGTTCCAGCTCGATGGTGGACCAATGCGTGCGTTGCTCAAATCTATGTCACCGGATTCTTTTGAAGATATTTCGGCTGTTATCGCTCTCTATCGTCCAGGTCCTATGGGTGAGAATGCACATAACAACTACGCCGATCGCAAAAACAAGCGAAAGCCAGTTGAACCTATTCACCAAGAGCTATCAGAACCTTTGCACGAAATTCTTGGTGACACATACGGCCTAATTGTTTATCAGGAACAAGTAATGGCTATTGCACAAAAGGTTGCTGGGTTCTCACTCGGACGTGCAGATCTTTTGCGTAAGGCGATGGGTAAGAAGAACAAAGATATTTTGGATAAGGAATATATTCCTTTTGAAGCGGGTATGCAGGCCAATGGTTTCTCAACTGCTGCTATCAAACGCTTATGGGACGTTCTTATTCCATTCTCTGATTACGCTTTCAACCGAGCACACTCAGCCGGCTATGGTGTTGTGTCATATTGGACGGCTTATTTAAAGACTAACTACCCAACTGAATACATGGCTGCGCTGTTGACTAGCGTTCGAGATGATAAAGATAAATCTGCCTTGTATTTAAGTGAATGCCGCCGTATGGGAATTAATGTGTTGCCACCGGATGTCAATGAATCAAATGGTGAATATACCCCTCGTGGAAAAGATATTCGCTTTGGTCTTGCAGCAATTAGAAATGTTGGTGAAGGCGTTGTTGCATCCATTAAAGCTGCGCGTGAGAGTAAAGGTCGATTCACATCCTTTGGTGATTTCTTAGCAAAAGTAGATGCGCAAGTGTGTAACAAGAAGACAATTGAATCCTTGATTAAGGCGGGAGCTTTTGGCTCACTTGGAGCAACTCGTAAGGGCTTGATTGCTGTTCACTTGGAGGCAATTGATTCTGTTATTGAGAGCAAGCGTGCTGAGGCCATTGGACAATTTGATTTATTTGGTGGAGAAGCCATCACTGAGGTTTCAGGATTAGATATTGAGATCCCAACTGGTGAGTGGGATAAGGCGATGCTGCTTAGCTATGAGCGCGAGATGCTGGGTCTCTATGTTTCCGATCATCCACTTTTAGGCGTTGAACATGTGCTTCGCGCAAATACAGATATGTCTATCAGTGAATTAGTTGATGAAGGCGCGCAACATGAATCAGTTGTCACTATCGGCGGCTTAATCACTAGCGTTACTCGCAAGGTTTCAAGGCAAGGAGCTTCATGGGCCGTAGTAACAATTGAAGATCTTGAAGGATCTTTGGAAGTTCTCTTCTTCTCAAACACCTACAACCAGTATTCAATGTCGCTAACTGAGGATCGAATTGTGACTGTTCGTGGTCGCGTTGATCGCCGTGAAGAGAACCTGCGATTTACAGCCCTTGAAATGTCTATGCCAGATATTTCTGCAGGTCCTACAGGTCCTCTTGTGATTTCAATTCCAATGTCTCAGTGCACGCCACCTGTGGTTGATCGCATTAAGGAAATTTTGCGTTCACATCCAGGTAAGCGAGAAGTGCATCTGTCATTGAGTGAAAATGGCAGCAGCACAGTAATGAAGATTGATGCATCGGTCACAGCTTCTCCATCACTGAGCGCAGATCTCAAATCTATTCTTGGGCCTAACTGCCTGGTTTAA
- a CDS encoding RluA family pseudouridine synthase, with protein MSNREQRTLSVPEGVAGERIDSALTRVLGLSRTAVVKLLEDGDIRTSGKAMAKSDRVSANQVIDVLMPAPINQDPIPLTPLEGLSIVYDDDAIVVIDKPVGCAAHPSPGWTGPTVVGALMAAGYSISTSGAAERQGIVHRLDVGTSGLMIVAKSDRAFTVLKDAFRNRTVDKIYHALIQGHMDPTTGTIDAPIDRHPKEDHRFAVVATGKDSITHYEVIEFYRGVSLAKVELETGRTHQIRVHFSALNHPLVGDTTYGADPVLAKSLEMRRPWLHAKELMFDHPITGEHLSFEAPYPADLTRSLALLSDAVLP; from the coding sequence ATGAGTAATCGAGAACAGCGCACCCTGTCAGTGCCAGAAGGCGTTGCTGGTGAGCGAATCGATAGTGCTCTCACCCGTGTGCTGGGCCTTTCGCGCACAGCAGTAGTTAAGCTGCTCGAAGATGGCGATATCAGAACATCTGGAAAAGCCATGGCTAAATCAGATCGCGTGAGCGCCAACCAAGTTATTGATGTGTTGATGCCAGCTCCAATTAATCAAGATCCAATTCCGCTCACTCCGCTAGAGGGCCTTTCAATTGTTTATGACGATGATGCAATCGTTGTTATTGATAAGCCCGTGGGTTGTGCTGCCCATCCAAGTCCAGGATGGACGGGACCAACTGTTGTCGGTGCATTGATGGCAGCCGGTTATTCAATTTCAACAAGTGGGGCAGCAGAGCGACAAGGCATTGTTCATCGCCTAGATGTTGGCACTAGCGGGTTAATGATTGTTGCTAAAAGTGATCGAGCATTTACTGTGTTAAAGGATGCCTTTAGAAATCGCACTGTGGACAAGATTTATCATGCACTGATTCAAGGTCATATGGATCCAACCACTGGAACTATTGATGCACCTATTGATCGTCATCCAAAAGAGGATCATCGTTTCGCAGTAGTGGCAACAGGAAAAGATTCCATAACCCATTATGAAGTTATTGAGTTTTATCGAGGTGTTTCATTAGCCAAAGTTGAATTAGAAACCGGTCGTACACACCAAATCCGTGTCCACTTCTCTGCACTCAACCATCCACTTGTTGGCGACACAACATATGGCGCAGATCCTGTTTTGGCTAAATCTCTAGAGATGAGACGACCTTGGCTACACGCCAAGGAGCTCATGTTTGACCACCCTATTACTGGTGAACACCTGAGTTTTGAAGCTCCATACCCAGCCGATCTCACACGCTCATTAGCGTTGCTATCTGATGCAGTTCTGCCTTAA
- the lspA gene encoding signal peptidase II — translation MRVWRTLLGVALLIWLADLATKIWAVDYLSNRGPVKVIGSLFQLTFVRNSGAAFSFAEGATLFLSLFGIAVLIAIAYYAPALTSKGWGVVLGLVMGGVLGNLTDRIFREPGLLRGHVIDWLQLPNWPIFNIADTAIVVAAFISVVLTARNIPPIKKEELI, via the coding sequence GTGCGCGTGTGGCGCACACTCTTAGGTGTTGCCTTGCTTATCTGGCTTGCGGATTTAGCAACCAAAATCTGGGCAGTAGATTATTTGTCCAACCGAGGTCCAGTAAAAGTCATTGGCTCACTTTTTCAACTCACCTTCGTGAGAAACTCTGGAGCTGCCTTTTCTTTTGCTGAAGGGGCAACTCTGTTTCTATCTCTCTTTGGAATTGCTGTATTAATCGCAATTGCTTATTACGCACCTGCATTGACCTCAAAGGGTTGGGGAGTTGTTTTAGGCCTAGTAATGGGTGGAGTTTTAGGAAATCTGACTGATCGCATATTCAGAGAGCCAGGATTGCTTCGTGGCCATGTTATTGATTGGTTACAACTGCCTAATTGGCCTATATTCAATATTGCAGACACCGCAATCGTGGTTGCTGCCTTTATATCTGTTGTTTTAACTGCGCGAAACATTCCACCAATTAAAAAAGAAGAGTTGATATGA
- a CDS encoding TraR/DksA family transcriptional regulator, whose translation MPKKPVKKAAAKKAPAKKAAVKKKVAKKAPAKKAPAKKAVAKKAVAKKAPAKKAPAKKAAVKSIPVKKAPGKPFPSKTTLTVDEKSQTVSVSTISAPVAAPVVEERRLVMPPPPRPAKSGKKVAPLKPIKVAPTPIVVSESESPWTAAELKSIRTEISKELARLRVELEKVEVEMDSLIQESGEGAGDDQADAGTKTFEREHEMSLVINARDMVLQTERALDRIDSKTYGNCEECGSAIGKARLQVFPRATLCMICKQKEERR comes from the coding sequence ATGCCTAAGAAGCCGGTCAAGAAAGCAGCAGCCAAGAAGGCTCCTGCTAAGAAGGCTGCCGTAAAGAAGAAGGTAGCTAAAAAGGCTCCAGCAAAAAAAGCACCAGCCAAGAAAGCAGTGGCTAAGAAAGCCGTAGCTAAAAAGGCTCCTGCCAAGAAAGCACCTGCTAAAAAAGCAGCGGTAAAGAGCATTCCAGTCAAAAAGGCACCAGGTAAGCCATTTCCATCAAAGACAACTCTGACTGTTGATGAAAAATCTCAAACAGTTTCAGTCTCAACGATTTCTGCGCCAGTTGCTGCCCCTGTAGTAGAAGAGCGCCGATTGGTAATGCCACCACCACCGCGTCCAGCTAAGAGCGGTAAAAAGGTTGCACCACTAAAGCCAATTAAAGTTGCTCCAACACCAATTGTGGTCAGTGAGAGTGAATCACCATGGACTGCAGCAGAGCTTAAGAGCATTCGTACTGAGATTTCTAAAGAGTTGGCACGTCTTCGCGTTGAGCTGGAAAAAGTTGAAGTGGAGATGGATTCACTTATTCAAGAATCTGGTGAAGGCGCCGGAGATGACCAAGCAGATGCAGGTACTAAGACTTTTGAACGTGAACATGAAATGTCGCTAGTGATTAATGCTCGTGACATGGTTTTGCAAACAGAGCGTGCCTTAGATCGAATTGACTCTAAGACCTATGGAAACTGCGAAGAATGTGGAAGTGCAATTGGAAAGGCCCGTTTACAAGTATTTCCCCGGGCCACTTTGTGCATGATCTGCAAGCAGAAGGAAGAACGGCGCTAG